The sequence ATATTTGAAGTCGTTCGCGATCGGAGTAGATTGGACCATATGGGTCATAGTGGCAAGCAAACCTATCATAAGGCCTTCCCGAGACATTAAAAGCCAAGTAAAGTGGCCAACCAAGGGTGAGGGTAATAGTGAGTGTGAGCACTCTTCCTAGTGGGTTATTAAGGTACTTAGACCACCATGCAATACTAGACCTTTTCTTTGGCACAAAGACTTCATCCCTGTCAAGGGAACCGGTGTTGGAGTGGTGGCGACGGTGGCTGTATTTCCATGAAAAGTAAGGGACCAAGAGGCCAGAGTGGAGAACAAGGCCAACCGTATCATCAAGCCATTGATAATCactgaatgcatggtggccacaTTCGTGTGCGATGACCCAAACACCGGTAAGGATGCAACCTTGGACAGCCCCGTAGAGAAGCCAGGCCAAGTAAAATAAAGGGGAAGAGAGTTTGTGGAAGTAATTGGTGGCGGCATAGTAGAGGCAAAAGGCTATGGTGAGATCATAGACAACATAGGAGAATGAGCGGATAACAGAACGCTGAAAACAGTGAGGTGGGATGGCCTTCTTGACTTGGCTGAGACTGAAGGGAGGTTTTTCATGCGGAACTCGCTTCGCATAGTCAGCCTCGACCGTCCTGTTTGAAGGAGGAACAGAGGTTCGGCCGCCAGCTCCCATCTTCCCGCAACCTGTACATAACATAACAGTGCATTTGTTTCTTATTAGcattaatcaaaatttaattgtACCCGAATAAAATTTAGCACTATCTGAAGAAAGATATGAGctaatacttttatttgattTGTGCAGAAAGAATGAGAATGGAAAATGTGTGTGGTCTCTAAAGCAGAAACAGATAATTAATTAAACACTATACAAGAACATTATTAACAGGATATTATAGTCATCACTGTTTACAGGTTCGTTAATTTTCATTTCCTTTCTCACTCAGTAAGGGGAAAGGATTACAGTCCGTGCTATAACCGCTATAATACATAACATACATAGTACATAAAGGCAAACTCAATGAAAAGTTAAAgtaaaaaaatggtgaaaaactCAAACTAAAAGCAAAACACCTTTCCAGCATTTACAAATACAAAAATTATATAGACTTTCATCATGAACACAGAATTATATGGAAAGGGGCAAGGTTGCAggaaattttatgatttttggtCAAGTTAATTAACTTGATACAAAGTCGTCAGTTGAAAAtatagaaaaggaaagaaaattatCGAATAAAAAACATGGATATGAGCTTGCACTAGTCAGAGTATTTTGATAATGGTCTCGTGCCTAAATTTAACTCGcaagattcaaaaataaaaggGTAGATCCCACCTACTCTATTCTTTACTTTTAAGCAATTTAGACAAAAATTTCATAGGCACCAAAGAATTTCTCTTTGATATTACGAGGCTGCCATAACTTTGCCTGCATGAGTCATGGCCTTTCAAAGCAGGAATATGTCACACAAATTGTTAAGGTTAAGGTTTAAAAAAACTAGACATACACAAGAATACATCATTAATGTCAACAACTAAACTACACATCAGATTGACAAGTCTTTTAGGTTATAATAATTAGGATTATTAAGATTATTTTTTAACCGAAAAATCAGGCATGCATGCAGTTAAACTGAATAATGTCATAAGAGCCACATACAAAATAAACCTTCCAAAAGACTACATGTTACGCAACATTATATATTAGCAATTCTCTACAATGGACCACTGCATGTGCAATAAATTTGGTGAATATTTTTGTGGATCAGAGCCAATGGGGTCTCCGGTCCCGTCCAAAGTAGATAGGGACTTGCCTAGTGTGTGTCCAAAACCAATAGTGGAGCACACGGGATTTCAACATCAACTAATGCACATGACTATAGCTACATTGTGTCCTATATCTGACATGGTTCTTCAATTAAATAATTATGGCTTTGCATGCTATGCAAGTTGCAATCTTGCAGGCTCATCTTTCAATTTATTCAACATTTCAAGTACGCCCTAATTATGCAATCTAAATGCTACTCCTCCACATAATTGGTCCATATCATATCATAGCCACAGACGGTACCAACCAGAAAAGAAAACAGGATACATTTGTTTCAGTTTATTTGAGAATACAATAAACATTTTAACAACAAAAATTTGTTATAGAAGTTATTCATGTTACTCTTTCTAGTATTTCAACAAAATTAAGAAATACTTTTCTTAAAAGAGGTTATAAAAATTATCTCATATAAAAAGTTCCTCAACGCTTACTGTAGTTGACTGGTAGGAGTGGCACATGAAATGGGTAAAAAAAAGGAGCTAACTCTGAAATGTGTTCTTTTGCAGTTTTGGGGAATCAGCCGACCCTAATAAAGTACTCGCTCAGAGTGACCTCACTGTATATGTTATTACCTCTCTCGGAAATGCCGTCCCTCAATTATAATAAATTGCCATAGATTTTTACCATGACACCAACAAACTACTAAACATGAATCTGTCATTTTATATAGtagttattttctctttttccattcTCTTCAATTTTCTTCTCTCTTCCTACCCAAAAGGAGCATTGGAGTGGCCCTCTCTTGTAACCTCATAAACATACTAACTACTAAATACCACTATAAAGGTTGGAGCTTTTGTTggtgaaattaatttttaaaaactaaaaaggtACTACTAGCTAATAAATGTTGAGTTGGACTAttcattaaaatattaaaaaaaaagcttTAAACTCATTTAATTAATATACTTGTAAGTTGTAACACTTTTAACCAAATCGATTTTAAGATTTTCAAAGAATCAAACATTAAAAAATAGAAACATTAGATGGGGTGACCGTAAAAGTaacaaaaataagaagaaacatTAGATGTAAATTCTTAACTATATGTTagcaaatatataataatatcatAGTATAAAGCGGAGTCTCATTTTACTCATTTTAAAGATTTAGTCCCTGTTTTGcatttttaatttattcaaaCTTAGTGCATAACACGATGAAAACTTGTAACGCGTCCTTTTTTTGACCTTTAATTCTGTCTACTCTAAACTTTTCTTTTGAAGTCAAGTGACGATTTTAGCCTATAATAGAAGTGCGCAAGTTGACGTCGGTTGGAAATGATCTTTCTAAACCAATAAGGGTAATTTCGTTAATTAAAGCTTTCCTAGCATTGGCTATTTGTGAGTTGTAAACCCAACTAGGATCATAGAATCAAAACACACACACATCTTACCAACCAATTAGTCCAAATTGGACATAGAATACTACAGTAATATAAAAAATATCTCCAcctagagaaaaaaaaataatacataaaataaaaatcacgAGTGCACATCAAAGACGAATCAATCAATTGATATAATATTTCAACGAGATCTGCGTGCCacgttattttttaattttcttgccaaAAGATTAGTCCCTAAATTAGAATAATTAGGGTAAAATAATAGGTGAATGCTATGATGTTTAAAAGATAGtgtctatttattaaaaaaaattaaaaaataatatttaatttaaaaaatataataataaataatttttaaaaaatcaaaatttactaCAAAAAATAAGTTAGACAAAATTTAGGTACCGGTTCAGAGCCACCATAGAATTAGCCAAAATAATATATGGAAATGAATAAAGAAAAGGGTTTGGGCTATTTTGTTGGAGAACGGAGCGAGAAACCGTACAAAAAATCCGGAAAGGTCAGGTTGTTGCTTAGATCCGAGAGAACCTTACCTAAATATGCTCATAGCCGCacgttaaaaaagaaaaaaaatgcacatacaaacatattttatttaatttatttatttgaatttatttatccttataaaaaaatagtaaaatacgaCTGAAAGAATCGTTGCTTGGAAAGAGACAAACAAGTGGAGACAGAATTGGTTAAATAATTTTGTGATGCTACGATGAaagagaaagaggaaagagatgCAAATAATGAAAAAAACACCTCAGAGATAACACATTCTTGTTACGGAAATAAAAAATAAGACATGAGGAAAGCAAGGAGGGAGGTAAGGGGGATTATGAATGCTTCAATTATGTAACACAATGGACCCTACTGAATCAGAAATTACCACCACATCTAATGAATTAATGAACGAAGAGATCTATGGCATCCAATGAAAAGGTTAGTTAGATCTAGGCGAGTGCGGAAGAAAAAGCGTGAAGTGCGATTGATTAATAAGCAGGTAGCATGGCATTGAATTGAATtgaggagaaagaggaagaaggaggTGTACCTGGATGGAGGAGAAGGTGTGACGGAGGAGGAGGAATGTGTGTGGCGGCAAATGAAGAAGGTGTGAGGAAATGAGAGAAGGGGGCAGAGGGGTATGGGGCGCAAAGAAGGAGTATTTAAGCGTAAAATTGTGATACTCCTCCATTTGCACTTTCCGTCCATCCACTGTTATATGGGCCCCACCGCACCATATATTACTAACTAATGTACTACTACtatacatttttttattattaataagttATAATATTCTTCTTAAAATTAATCATGGTAATATTAAATATGTATTGTTTTGNNNNNNNNNNNNNNNNNNNNNNNNNNNNNNNNAACTATTGAGAAGCGTATTTATGTTCTTGATATGATTGTCAGGAGACAATATGTTATGTTATTTACGGATgacaataaaatataataaaattaatgaaaatactGAAGTTTGGAGATATTCTTTTAAAATATAAGACCAAcatgtaaatataatatttatgagTAATTATTTTGGAGAATAATTTAAAACCCTAAAATGAAAGAGTACCCTGAAAATTGTGGGTGTGTATCCTGTGTGAGGGTTTTTCCCAGTTTGAGAGGACAGAGAATAGAGGAGAGTAAGGTGTGTTGTGATGAATTATGAATCATGTATATTAGCCACCCCTCTCTTGTTTTATGGAGAAGGTTATTAAcacattaaaattagttattaatatatttatatataaatatatgtataatttaatttatttttaatatatatttatatgttattatatattttataccactcctcctccttctccctcCTACATACGGATCccattcttttatttatttatttttaatcggAAACAACTATTATTCTACCTAGTAAGTTCATTAACTAGTGtttgtattatttattattattatttgcctctcttttcattttttattttactcaATATTTCGGTGTCAGAATGCTAAGGTACTTGCCACCTACCCATGTCGTGAACAATGTTTCGTTCTAAAATTTTCAACAATTTATTTATTGGGTGTCACCGATCAAGTTTCCATAATTAATTAATCTTTCTAAGATTGAGACGCTTTAGATGAGTgaaaactttaaaattaaaaaaaaaaacattggtTCTCAAGAATTATGTTTTCATAGATAATattatatttgaatatttttataaaatttatttgtttatataataaattattGCAAATTATCAAAGAATAAATTTCAATCATGCATGTTTTATTTATAGTATGTATTTCTGAAAGGGAATTGTCATTTGCCAAAATACTTTTTGGAAATTTGTATTATTACTTGATCAGTGATAATAATTAaggaaaatataataattaattagaattttttttgagatacataaataaaatgagtatttaaatcattaaaa is a genomic window of Arachis ipaensis cultivar K30076 chromosome B06, Araip1.1, whole genome shotgun sequence containing:
- the LOC107645414 gene encoding omega-6 fatty acid desaturase, endoplasmic reticulum isozyme 2 (The sequence of the model RefSeq protein was modified relative to this genomic sequence to represent the inferred CDS: added 64 bases not found in genome assembly), translated to MGAGGRTSVPPSNRTVEADYAKRVPHEKPPFSLSQVKKAIPPHCFQRSVIRSFSYVVYDLTIAFCLYYAATNYFHKLSSPLFYLAWLLYGAVQGCILTGVWVIAHECGHHAFSDYQWLDDTVGLVLHSGLLVPYFSWKYSHRRHHSNTGSLDRDEVFVPKKRSSIAWWSKYLNNPLGRVLTLTITLTLGWPLYLAFNVSGRPYDRFACHYDPYGPIYSDRERLQIYISDAGVLAVSYGLIRLVLAKGLAWVVAVYGVPLLVVNGFLVLITYLQHTHPALPHYDSSEWDWLRGALATVDRDYGILNKVFHNITDTHVAHHLFSTMPHYHAMEATNAIKPILGEYYRFDGTPFYKAMWREAKECLYVESDQGAQNKGVFWYNNKL